The bacterium sequence GGATAAATCCGTCATAGAAGAAGTCAGAATAAAGATTTCTCCATTAGCTAAAAAACTGGCAAAGGAAAAAGGCGTTGATATAACAAAGGTTAACGGAACCGGTCCTGGCGGAAGGATTGTCAAGGAAGATATACTTGCTTTTGGAGGAAAGGCAGAGGGCAGAGAAAAAATTGCTGCAAAGATAATCCCATTAAGCGGGATAAGAAAGGTTATTGCGAAAAGGCTCCAGGAAAGCAAGCAAACGATTCCTCACTTTTATCTTTCAACAGAGATAGATATGACAGAATGTGTAAAAGCCAGAGCTGAAAAATCACCAAAGCCTGCGTTTAATGATATTATTATAAAGGCTTCAGCTCTTGCAATATCTGAAAATTCAGAAATAAATTCTTCTTTTAAGGGAGACTCAATCGAGATTATTGGAGATATAAATATTGGACTTGCGGTAGCTGTGGATGATGGTCTGGTTGTTCCTGTTATACGAAATGCGGATAAGCTTGCAATATCAGATATTTCTAAGAAGCGTGATGAGCTTGTAAAAAAAGCAAGAGGAGGAAAACTCCTGCCATCCGATTATGAAGGAGGAACATTCACAATCAGTAATCTGGGAATGTTTGAAATAGATAATTTTTCAGCAATTATCAATCCTCCGCAGAGTGCGATTTTAGCTATTGGCAGGATAAAACAAAAACCAGTTGTTATTGATGGGAATATCGGTATTCGCTCAATGATGCAGGTTACATGCTCCTTTGATCACAGATGCATAGACGGTGCACTTGGAGCAAAATTCCTGCAAAAGGTTAAGGGATATCTGGAAGATCCAAAAAATATGTTTCTAATTTGATTCTTCAGGGTAGCTTGCTTCTACATTGATGCTTATTCCTCCGCGGGGAAGGAACTCTCCGGTAACCAGAGCTTTTCTTGGATTACATGCCCTTACAATATCATCAAGAATTCTGTTAACAGCCTCTTCGTGAAACGTAGCGAAGTTTCTAAAAGAGAATAAATATAGTTTCAAAGACTTACTTTCTATGCACTTTTTATCAGGTATATAGCGGATTGTTATTATGCCAAAATCCGGCTGGCTGGTAACAGGACATATTGATGTAAACTCAGGACAGTCAAAGCTAATCCAATAATCTCTCTTAGAATATTTGTTCTCAAATGTTTCCAGCTTGGCTTTATCAGGAGAAGTGGGATATTTGATTTTGCTTTTACCAAGAATCGTTAAATTATCTATGCGTTCTTTAGGCATTTTGCTTCCTCCTATGTGGAATATTGTACAGGATCTTTATAACCAGCTTCCTTAAATCCCTTTAATCTAAATTTACAGCTGTCGCATTTTCCGCACGCTTTACTGCCAGTACGTGGA is a genomic window containing:
- a CDS encoding dihydrolipoamide acetyltransferase family protein, which produces MIKEIIMPKLGQTVEESTVGKWLKKEGDKVEKGDVLLEITTDKATLEVESFANGVLRKIVHKERDIVPVLAVIGYIASSMDEEIPEKPQEQLQEEKKEVSIEEPIQEVQDKSVIEEVRIKISPLAKKLAKEKGVDITKVNGTGPGGRIVKEDILAFGGKAEGREKIAAKIIPLSGIRKVIAKRLQESKQTIPHFYLSTEIDMTECVKARAEKSPKPAFNDIIIKASALAISENSEINSSFKGDSIEIIGDINIGLAVAVDDGLVVPVIRNADKLAISDISKKRDELVKKARGGKLLPSDYEGGTFTISNLGMFEIDNFSAIINPPQSAILAIGRIKQKPVVIDGNIGIRSMMQVTCSFDHRCIDGALGAKFLQKVKGYLEDPKNMFLI
- the queF gene encoding preQ(1) synthase, with translation MPKERIDNLTILGKSKIKYPTSPDKAKLETFENKYSKRDYWISFDCPEFTSICPVTSQPDFGIITIRYIPDKKCIESKSLKLYLFSFRNFATFHEEAVNRILDDIVRACNPRKALVTGEFLPRGGISINVEASYPEESN